The following proteins are encoded in a genomic region of Nocardioides renjunii:
- a CDS encoding single-stranded DNA-binding protein translates to MAGETTITVIGNLVDDPELRFTPSGAPVANFRIASTPRTFDRQSNEWKDGDTLFLSCAVWRQAAENVAESLQRGMRVIVQGRLKSRQYETREGEKRTVFEIDVEEVGPSLRSASAKVTKTTRSGGGGGYSGGGGGGGGYSGGGGQSAPADDPWASPAPAQGGGGGGWGGQSQPQGGGQSAPANDPWATPGVSGGNDEPPF, encoded by the coding sequence ATGGCAGGCGAGACCACCATCACCGTGATCGGCAACCTCGTCGACGACCCGGAGCTGCGGTTCACCCCCTCGGGGGCGCCCGTGGCCAACTTCCGGATCGCGTCGACGCCGCGCACCTTCGACCGCCAGAGCAACGAGTGGAAGGACGGCGACACGCTGTTCCTCTCCTGCGCTGTGTGGCGGCAGGCCGCGGAGAACGTCGCCGAGTCCCTCCAGCGGGGCATGCGCGTGATCGTCCAGGGTCGCCTCAAGTCGCGTCAGTACGAGACCCGCGAGGGCGAGAAGCGCACCGTCTTCGAGATCGACGTTGAGGAGGTGGGCCCGTCGCTGCGTTCCGCATCGGCCAAGGTCACCAAGACGACCCGGTCCGGCGGCGGTGGCGGCTACTCCGGCGGCGGCGGTGGCGGCGGCGGCTACTCGGGCGGTGGCGGCCAGTCCGCTCCGGCCGACGACCCGTGGGCCAGCCCGGCGCCCGCGCAGGGTGGCGGCGGCGGTGGTTGGGGCGGCCAGTCCCAGCCCCAGGGTGGCGGCCAGTCCGCGCCGGCCAACGACCCGTGGGCCACGCCCGGGGTCAGCGGCGGCAACGACGAGCCCCCCTTCTGA
- a CDS encoding MATE family efflux transporter produces the protein MKAVDREILRLAVPAFLALVAEPMFLLSDAAIVGHLGTPELAGLGVAAVVLQTVVGLCVFLAYGTTASVARHLGAGDLRAALAQGVDGVWLAVVIGTVATVGGIALTPVLVGAFDTGSEVAGHAETYLAIAFLGTTPLLVMLATTGVLRGLQDTRTPLLVAVVGNGLNIALNVLLVYGLGLGIAGSAIGSVVAQVLSAAWLVVVVVRAARAHDAPLSPDRAGILAAAHAAVALVIRTLALRACLLVGTYAVTRVGTQGTDVNVATHQIAITLWTFLAFALDAIAIAAQALTGRALGGGDVEGTRRLTRRMIRWGWGSGVVAGVGLAVASPFLGALFTSDPEVRELLVPVLLVAALGQPLAGVVFVLDGVLIGAGDGAFLAWAGMVVLAAYAPAALWAATLPHGLVAVWVAMTFVFMGARGVLLSWRARGDAWIVTGASVGR, from the coding sequence GTGAAGGCCGTCGACCGCGAGATCCTCCGCCTGGCCGTGCCGGCCTTCCTCGCCCTGGTCGCCGAGCCGATGTTCCTGCTCTCGGACGCGGCGATCGTCGGCCACCTCGGCACGCCCGAGCTCGCCGGCCTGGGGGTCGCGGCCGTCGTCCTCCAGACGGTCGTCGGCCTGTGCGTCTTCCTCGCCTACGGCACCACCGCCAGCGTCGCGCGCCACCTCGGCGCCGGCGACCTGCGCGCCGCCCTCGCCCAGGGGGTGGACGGGGTGTGGCTGGCCGTGGTCATCGGCACCGTCGCGACGGTCGGTGGCATCGCGCTGACACCCGTCCTCGTCGGTGCCTTCGACACCGGCTCGGAGGTCGCCGGGCACGCCGAGACCTACCTGGCCATCGCCTTCCTCGGGACGACGCCGCTGCTCGTCATGCTGGCGACCACGGGCGTGCTGCGCGGCCTGCAGGACACGCGTACGCCGTTGCTCGTCGCCGTCGTCGGCAACGGCCTCAACATCGCGCTCAACGTCCTGCTCGTCTACGGCCTCGGGCTCGGCATCGCCGGCTCCGCGATCGGCTCGGTGGTCGCGCAGGTGCTGTCGGCCGCGTGGCTGGTCGTGGTCGTGGTGCGCGCGGCTCGCGCACACGACGCGCCGCTCTCGCCCGACCGGGCCGGGATCCTGGCCGCCGCGCACGCCGCCGTCGCGCTCGTCATCCGCACCCTCGCCCTGCGCGCGTGCCTGCTCGTGGGGACGTACGCCGTGACGCGGGTGGGCACGCAGGGCACCGACGTCAACGTCGCCACCCACCAGATCGCGATCACGCTGTGGACCTTCTTGGCGTTCGCCCTCGACGCGATCGCCATCGCGGCGCAGGCCCTCACCGGACGCGCCCTCGGCGGCGGTGACGTCGAGGGCACGCGGCGGCTCACCCGGCGGATGATCCGGTGGGGCTGGGGCAGCGGCGTCGTGGCCGGCGTGGGCCTGGCGGTCGCGTCGCCCTTCCTCGGCGCCCTGTTCACCAGCGACCCGGAGGTGCGCGAGCTCCTCGTGCCGGTGCTCCTCGTCGCCGCCCTCGGCCAGCCGCTGGCCGGTGTGGTGTTCGTGCTCGACGGGGTCCTGATCGGCGCCGGCGACGGCGCCTTCCTCGCGTGGGCCGGGATGGTGGTGCTGGCGGCGTACGCGCCCGCCGCCCTGTGGGCTGCCACCCTGCCCCACGGGCTGGTCGCGGTGTGGGTGGCGATGACGTTCGTCTTCATGGGGGCCCGAGGCGTGCTGCTGTCCTGGCGGGCACGCGGGGACGCCTGGATCGTCACCGGCGCGTCGGTCGGTCGCTAG
- a CDS encoding deoxyribonuclease IV codes for MSSQPSALPIGAHVEQTDPVAEARARDTTLVQFFLGDPQGFKGPEVRFEGGPAALRAAAEEAGVDLYVHAPYIVNVATTNNRIRIPSRKLLQQHMDAAAEIGAQGLIVHGGHVNKTDDPAVGFDNWRKAIDATDIKVPLLIENTAGGDNAMARHLDRIAGVWDAISAADGSDRVGFCLDTCHAWAGGIELGDAVEKVRAITGRIDLVHANDSRDAFDSGADRHANFGSGHLPADEFAGVVREAGAPVICETPGGAAEHLADFAWLRDHL; via the coding sequence ATGAGCAGCCAGCCGTCAGCCCTCCCGATCGGCGCCCACGTCGAGCAGACCGACCCCGTCGCCGAGGCGCGCGCGCGCGACACCACGCTCGTGCAGTTCTTCCTGGGCGACCCGCAGGGCTTCAAGGGCCCGGAGGTGCGGTTCGAGGGCGGTCCCGCGGCGCTGCGCGCGGCCGCCGAGGAGGCCGGCGTCGACCTCTACGTCCACGCGCCCTACATCGTCAACGTCGCCACGACCAACAACCGGATCCGCATCCCGAGCCGCAAGCTGCTCCAGCAGCACATGGACGCCGCGGCGGAGATCGGCGCCCAGGGCCTCATCGTCCACGGCGGCCACGTCAACAAGACCGACGACCCGGCGGTGGGCTTCGACAACTGGCGCAAGGCGATCGACGCGACCGACATCAAGGTCCCGCTGCTCATCGAGAACACCGCCGGCGGCGACAACGCCATGGCGCGCCACCTCGACCGGATCGCCGGCGTCTGGGACGCCATCTCCGCCGCCGACGGGTCCGACCGCGTCGGGTTCTGCCTCGACACCTGCCACGCCTGGGCCGGCGGCATCGAGCTCGGCGACGCCGTCGAGAAGGTCCGGGCCATCACCGGGCGGATCGACCTGGTCCACGCCAACGACTCGCGCGACGCCTTCGACTCCGGCGCCGACCGGCACGCCAACTTCGGCAGCGGCCACCTCCCCGCCGACGAGTTCGCCGGCGTGGTGCGCGAGGCGGGTGCGCCGGTCATCTGCGAGACGCCCGGCGGCGCCGCCGAGCACCTGGCCGACTTCGCCTGGCTCCGCGACCACCTCTGA
- the rpsR gene encoding 30S ribosomal protein S18 translates to MAKAILRKPKKKVCQFCKEKATGVDYKDTTLLRKFISDRGKIRARRVTGNCVQHQRDVAIAVKNARELALLPYTSTGR, encoded by the coding sequence ATGGCCAAGGCAATTCTGCGCAAGCCCAAGAAGAAGGTTTGCCAGTTCTGCAAGGAGAAGGCGACCGGTGTCGACTACAAGGACACCACGCTCCTCCGCAAGTTCATCTCCGACCGTGGCAAGATCCGCGCCCGTCGCGTGACCGGCAACTGCGTCCAGCACCAGCGCGACGTGGCCATCGCCGTCAAGAACGCGCGCGAGCTGGCTCTGCTGCCCTACACGTCCACCGGTCGCTGA
- the rpsF gene encoding 30S ribosomal protein S6 has product MRAYEVMVILDPSLDERTIEPSLDKYLNVIRKDGGSIESLDVWGRRRMAYEIQKNAEGIYAVINLTAEPATVKEFDRQLTLNESILRTKVMRPDAH; this is encoded by the coding sequence ATGCGTGCCTATGAAGTGATGGTCATCCTCGACCCGAGTCTCGACGAGCGCACCATCGAGCCGTCGCTCGACAAGTACCTCAACGTAATCCGCAAGGACGGTGGCTCGATCGAGTCGCTCGACGTGTGGGGTCGTCGCCGGATGGCGTACGAGATCCAGAAGAACGCCGAGGGCATCTACGCCGTGATCAACCTGACGGCCGAGCCCGCGACGGTCAAGGAGTTCGACCGCCAGCTCACGCTGAACGAGTCGATCCTGCGCACGAAGGTCATGCGTCCCGACGCCCACTGA
- a CDS encoding serine/threonine-protein kinase produces MPAVAPVRTSAVVAGRYVLLDQIGTGGMGSVWRARDARTGCLVAVKVLGRHSSALLARFVREQAVRVRHPHVVAPQGWAAEDDLVVLAMELVAGGSVADLLREHGPLDAGTAALLLEQLLSGLAAVHAAGLVHRDVKPANLLLEATGEAGPHLRLGDFGVAAPVADRRFTTVPGAIGTDGYMAPEQARGAPPEPTQDLYAVGRVALELVTGLPPARQREIPSHPLRPLVERLLVRDPEQRIATADAALRLLRRLPLPPAVPPPVPDRLGPAPRQRRTGGSGAGVEWAAWLGVAALCGVVAGCLCLLLGWAP; encoded by the coding sequence GTGCCCGCAGTCGCGCCGGTCCGGACCTCCGCCGTGGTGGCGGGGCGCTACGTCCTGCTCGACCAGATCGGCACCGGCGGGATGGGCTCGGTGTGGCGGGCCCGCGACGCGCGCACGGGCTGCCTGGTGGCGGTCAAGGTGCTCGGCCGGCACAGCTCGGCGCTGCTCGCGCGGTTCGTGCGGGAGCAGGCCGTCCGGGTGCGCCACCCCCACGTCGTCGCGCCGCAGGGCTGGGCGGCCGAGGACGACCTCGTCGTGCTGGCGATGGAGCTGGTGGCGGGCGGGTCGGTCGCCGACCTGCTCCGCGAGCACGGGCCGCTCGACGCCGGCACGGCCGCCCTGCTGCTCGAGCAGCTGCTGTCCGGGCTCGCCGCGGTGCACGCGGCCGGGCTGGTGCACCGCGACGTGAAGCCCGCCAACCTGCTGCTGGAGGCGACCGGCGAGGCCGGTCCGCACCTGCGCCTCGGTGACTTCGGTGTCGCCGCCCCGGTGGCGGACCGCCGCTTCACCACGGTGCCCGGCGCGATCGGCACCGACGGCTACATGGCTCCCGAGCAGGCGCGGGGGGCGCCGCCGGAGCCGACGCAGGACCTGTACGCCGTCGGGCGGGTGGCCCTCGAGCTCGTCACCGGCCTGCCGCCGGCCCGGCAGCGCGAGATCCCGTCCCACCCGCTGCGGCCGCTCGTCGAGCGGCTGCTGGTCCGTGACCCCGAGCAGCGCATCGCCACCGCGGACGCGGCGCTGCGCCTCCTGCGGAGGCTCCCGCTGCCGCCGGCCGTCCCGCCACCGGTGCCCGACCGCCTCGGGCCGGCCCCGCGGCAACGGCGTACGGGCGGGTCGGGGGCAGGGGTCGAGTGGGCCGCCTGGCTGGGCGTCGCCGCGCTGTGCGGCGTGGTCGCCGGCTGTCTGTGCCTCCTCCTAGGCTGGGCGCCATGA
- a CDS encoding SDR family oxidoreductase, with translation MTPSERGGSAGVAVVTGASRGLGAAIALRLAASGRPVAVNYLRGREGADSVVARIRDAGGVAEAFAADVVDEDGVSGLFDRVASTLGPVTAVVANATGPQPEVGVDDLSWRSHLDQLEFFVKSPTLLVQAALVSMRASGDGRVILIGSDLADRAAPRMSAYVAAKNAQVGLVKVWAKELGPDGITVNLVQPGWIPVERHAGISTDAYAAEVPLRRMGTPDDVAAMVAHLASDAGGFITGQRITVNGGHVI, from the coding sequence GTGACACCGTCTGAGCGCGGCGGCTCCGCGGGAGTCGCGGTCGTCACGGGCGCGTCACGGGGGCTCGGCGCGGCGATCGCCCTGCGGCTCGCGGCCTCCGGTCGGCCCGTCGCGGTCAACTACCTGCGTGGCCGGGAGGGCGCCGACTCCGTCGTCGCACGGATCAGGGACGCCGGCGGCGTCGCGGAGGCGTTCGCGGCCGACGTCGTCGACGAGGACGGGGTGTCCGGCCTCTTCGACCGGGTCGCCAGCACCCTCGGTCCCGTCACCGCGGTCGTCGCCAACGCCACCGGTCCCCAGCCCGAGGTCGGTGTGGACGACCTGTCCTGGCGCTCCCACCTCGACCAGCTGGAGTTCTTCGTCAAGAGCCCCACGCTGCTCGTGCAGGCGGCGCTCGTGAGCATGCGGGCGTCCGGCGACGGGCGGGTGATTCTCATCGGGTCCGACCTCGCGGACCGGGCGGCGCCGCGCATGTCGGCGTACGTCGCGGCCAAGAACGCCCAGGTCGGGCTCGTCAAGGTGTGGGCCAAGGAGCTGGGCCCGGACGGCATCACCGTCAACCTCGTCCAGCCCGGGTGGATCCCGGTCGAGCGCCACGCCGGCATCAGCACGGACGCCTACGCGGCCGAGGTGCCGCTGCGACGGATGGGCACGCCCGACGACGTGGCCGCGATGGTGGCCCACCTGGCCTCGGACGCCGGCGGGTTCATCACCGGTCAGCGCATCACGGTGAACGGCGGGCACGTCATCTAG
- a CDS encoding LacI family DNA-binding transcriptional regulator gives MVVKAHASTLDEVARLAGVSKATASRAINGRSKVSAKAQAAVLDAVRELGYTPNGAARSLVMQRTGSVAVILPESDERVFSDPFFARMLHAVARALRERDLQLVLLLAQPGDESRMLLYLRGRYVDGAIVASHHRDDRLAEHLSDLGLPCVFIGTPWLGADRVSVVDSDNAGAAAQAVRVLVESGRRRIAAIAGPRDMRAGHDRLAGWRQELEAAGLDSSRVAYGDFTEHSGTTACAELLDADGDIDGIFAASDLMALGAMRELEARGLRVPDDVAIVGYDDLGVAERTQPPLTTLRNPIGQMVTEAVRLLTETIDQGGRGAPRHVVFVPELVRRDTV, from the coding sequence GTGGTGGTCAAGGCGCACGCGTCCACGCTGGACGAGGTGGCCCGGCTGGCGGGGGTCAGCAAGGCGACGGCGTCGCGTGCGATCAACGGCCGGTCCAAGGTGAGCGCGAAGGCGCAGGCGGCGGTCCTCGACGCCGTCCGCGAGCTCGGCTACACGCCCAACGGTGCCGCCCGCTCCCTCGTCATGCAGCGGACCGGCTCCGTCGCGGTGATCCTGCCCGAGTCGGACGAGCGGGTCTTCTCCGACCCGTTCTTCGCGCGGATGCTGCACGCCGTGGCGCGCGCGCTGCGCGAGCGCGACCTGCAGCTCGTGCTCCTGCTCGCCCAGCCCGGCGACGAGAGCCGGATGCTGCTCTACCTGCGCGGGCGCTACGTCGACGGTGCCATCGTCGCGTCCCACCACCGCGACGACCGTCTCGCCGAGCACCTCTCCGACCTCGGGCTGCCGTGCGTGTTCATCGGCACGCCCTGGCTCGGCGCCGACCGGGTCTCCGTCGTCGACAGCGACAACGCCGGCGCGGCGGCCCAGGCCGTACGCGTCCTGGTGGAGAGCGGCCGGCGCAGGATCGCCGCGATCGCCGGACCGCGCGACATGCGCGCCGGTCACGACCGGCTCGCGGGCTGGCGCCAGGAGCTGGAGGCCGCGGGCCTGGACAGCAGCCGGGTCGCCTACGGCGACTTCACCGAGCACAGCGGGACCACGGCCTGCGCCGAGCTCCTCGACGCCGACGGCGACATCGACGGGATCTTCGCGGCCTCCGACCTCATGGCACTCGGTGCGATGCGCGAGCTGGAGGCCCGCGGCCTCCGTGTCCCGGACGACGTCGCGATCGTCGGCTACGACGACCTCGGCGTCGCCGAACGCACCCAGCCGCCCCTCACCACGCTGCGCAACCCGATCGGCCAGATGGTGACCGAGGCGGTCCGGCTCCTCACCGAGACCATCGACCAGGGTGGACGCGGCGCCCCGCGTCACGTCGTCTTCGTGCCCGAGCTCGTGCGTCGTGACACCGTCTGA
- the rplI gene encoding 50S ribosomal protein L9, translating to MKLILTQEVDGLGAPGDVVEVKDGYGRNYLVPRGLGIRWTRGGEKTIESIKTARASRAARDESHAREIKTKLEANAVNVKVRAGEGGRLFGAVTTSEIADAITEISGEPVDRRTIVVVNPIKSLGAHEVSVKLHDEVSATVALNVVPA from the coding sequence ATGAAGCTCATCCTGACCCAGGAGGTCGACGGCCTCGGCGCCCCCGGCGACGTGGTCGAGGTCAAGGACGGCTACGGCCGCAACTACCTCGTTCCCCGTGGCCTCGGCATCCGCTGGACCCGCGGCGGCGAGAAGACCATCGAGTCGATCAAGACGGCCCGCGCCTCGCGTGCGGCCCGCGACGAGAGCCACGCCCGCGAGATCAAGACCAAGCTCGAGGCCAACGCGGTCAACGTGAAGGTCCGCGCCGGCGAGGGCGGCCGCCTGTTCGGCGCCGTCACCACCTCGGAGATCGCCGACGCGATCACCGAGATCTCGGGCGAGCCGGTCGACCGCCGCACCATCGTGGTGGTCAACCCGATCAAGTCGCTCGGCGCCCACGAGGTGTCGGTCAAGCTGCACGACGAGGTGTCCGCCACGGTGGCCCTCAACGTCGTGCCTGCCTGA